In a genomic window of Lacrimispora sp. BS-2:
- a CDS encoding carbon storage regulator, producing MLILQRKNNQSLTIGDNITVTVIETGNDWVKLAIDAPKEISILRTELLEAVSANQEAASSHLNAGSISKIKDLMSQSKNSENT from the coding sequence ATGCTGATTCTTCAAAGAAAAAATAACCAGTCCCTTACTATTGGTGACAATATAACGGTTACAGTTATTGAAACTGGAAATGACTGGGTAAAGTTAGCTATCGATGCACCAAAGGAAATTTCAATTCTTCGTACAGAGTTATTGGAAGCTGTCTCGGCCAATCAGGAGGCCGCTTCCTCTCATCTAAACGCAGGCTCTATTTCCAAAATCAAGGACTTAATGAGCCAGTCAAAAAACAGCGAAAATACCTGA
- the flgK gene encoding flagellar hook-associated protein FlgK, with translation MTRSTFSGFTIAQLAMTASQRAIDVTGQNIANINTKGYTRQRVDLISFNTRGADNGSTGPGSKIGYGVHITGISQIRDPFLDVQFRNQIAKVGTADARQATLDQLADIFDETDKNALKTALSELSSSLDKLASKANSSEFDSIVRSRAQVIVNYIHQKSADLKSVREETLNGLENADIPAINSLLSDIGELNDAIWKSQVQGNPALELLDQRNAKFDELAGYLPITVSYKDVVVATGAKFEYPVVKFRGSDGVTYPLTAGEHGENVASFSMERNKGINGEPDGTVSISLIPASDFPGNSDVSTLKTDITAYLKEGTLKGTVDVLNKSGEMDNPSTDYRGIGYYEKSFESFVQTFAKTFNELNVNTKPFTGVTLLPDMGTASKDSATGQAVFRMDFSKTTGNFLRGETIKVNGATYTFGTGADDIPIGATLEESLNNLATKLNTDPSSNLSMLVDGNNEAGKWSYASGKLEWRSTATNITTAVDSIKALDDTDISLGYKANPVNIRNFDLFQTSDGSNRFTASNIKISDDWMNNTIHIISSHEEDAGSTANDNILKMLKALKDERVFKYENTYMDKNGVAQTGYITHYTGNFFECYCNLEITQSIDSSANSAILDNHLSVLQQTANSKDEVSGVSLDEEGINLMQYQRSFSAAARLMTTLDEALNTLINNTGIVGR, from the coding sequence ATGACGCGCTCTACGTTCTCCGGCTTTACCATCGCCCAACTGGCCATGACTGCCAGCCAGCGGGCCATTGATGTAACCGGACAGAATATAGCAAATATTAATACAAAGGGCTACACCAGACAAAGGGTGGATCTGATCAGCTTTAATACAAGAGGTGCCGATAACGGAAGCACCGGGCCTGGTTCTAAAATAGGTTACGGTGTTCATATTACCGGCATTTCCCAGATAAGAGATCCTTTTTTAGATGTTCAGTTCCGGAATCAGATTGCCAAGGTGGGAACAGCAGATGCAAGACAGGCTACCTTGGATCAATTAGCAGATATTTTTGATGAGACTGATAAAAACGCACTGAAAACAGCCCTCAGCGAATTAAGTTCCAGCCTTGATAAACTGGCCTCCAAAGCTAATAGCAGCGAGTTTGACAGCATTGTCCGTTCCAGGGCTCAGGTCATCGTAAATTACATCCATCAAAAGTCCGCCGACCTTAAGAGTGTCCGGGAGGAAACCCTCAATGGCCTGGAGAATGCGGATATCCCTGCCATCAACAGTCTTCTTTCTGACATCGGAGAGTTAAACGATGCCATCTGGAAGAGCCAGGTACAGGGCAATCCTGCTCTTGAGCTTTTGGATCAGAGGAATGCAAAATTCGATGAACTTGCCGGTTACCTTCCAATCACTGTTTCTTACAAGGATGTGGTCGTTGCCACAGGCGCTAAATTTGAGTATCCGGTTGTAAAATTCAGAGGCAGTGATGGAGTGACTTATCCTCTTACTGCCGGTGAACACGGTGAAAATGTCGCTTCATTTTCTATGGAACGAAACAAAGGAATAAACGGAGAGCCGGATGGTACGGTCTCCATATCTTTGATTCCTGCCAGCGATTTCCCTGGCAACTCAGATGTAAGCACTCTGAAAACGGATATTACCGCTTATCTGAAAGAAGGAACTTTAAAAGGGACTGTGGATGTATTGAATAAATCGGGAGAAATGGACAACCCTTCCACCGATTACAGAGGAATCGGATATTACGAAAAATCCTTTGAATCTTTTGTCCAGACTTTTGCCAAGACCTTTAATGAACTGAATGTCAATACGAAACCTTTTACCGGCGTGACTCTGCTGCCGGATATGGGCACAGCATCAAAAGATTCTGCCACTGGGCAAGCAGTATTCCGTATGGATTTCTCAAAGACGACCGGAAACTTCTTAAGAGGAGAGACGATTAAAGTCAATGGCGCGACTTATACATTTGGTACCGGTGCAGACGATATACCCATTGGAGCAACTCTTGAGGAGAGCTTAAACAACCTGGCCACAAAATTGAATACCGACCCGTCATCTAACCTTTCAATGCTGGTGGATGGCAACAACGAAGCCGGTAAATGGTCCTACGCCTCCGGAAAGCTGGAATGGCGCAGTACTGCCACTAACATAACAACGGCTGTAGACAGCATCAAGGCCCTCGATGATACAGATATATCCCTTGGCTATAAAGCAAATCCTGTCAATATCAGAAATTTTGATTTGTTCCAGACCTCCGATGGAAGTAACCGTTTTACCGCCAGCAACATTAAAATATCTGATGACTGGATGAACAATACCATTCACATCATCTCTTCCCATGAAGAGGATGCCGGTTCCACCGCCAATGACAACATTTTAAAAATGCTAAAGGCCCTGAAAGATGAGCGGGTTTTCAAATATGAAAACACCTACATGGACAAAAATGGAGTTGCCCAGACCGGATATATTACCCATTATACCGGAAACTTTTTCGAATGCTACTGTAACCTGGAAATTACTCAGAGTATTGACAGTTCCGCCAATAGTGCAATCCTTGATAACCACTTATCTGTTCTGCAGCAGACTGCAAACAGCAAGGATGAAGTATCGGGTGTCTCTTTAGATGAGGAAGGCATCAACCTGATGCAGTACCAAAGATCCTTTTCAGCTGCAGCCCGCCTTATGACAACCCTCGACGAAGCACTGAATACACTAATAAACAATACCGGCATCGTAGGAAGATAG
- a CDS encoding flagellar biosynthesis anti-sigma factor FlgM, with translation MRISQNYYSTRYNTSMTRQNQDQNEISLSESGKNNYDAITIRSAPQEAMDSKFISTLKDALMKEIKQTASEEKLECLRRKIEDGTYQVNANKIAERILLYKGADFHE, from the coding sequence ATGCGTATTTCACAGAACTATTACAGTACGCGGTATAATACCTCCATGACACGGCAGAACCAGGATCAGAACGAAATCAGCCTTTCTGAATCCGGTAAGAACAATTACGATGCAATCACCATCCGTTCGGCTCCACAGGAAGCAATGGATTCCAAGTTCATCTCAACCCTTAAAGATGCCCTTATGAAAGAAATCAAGCAGACCGCATCAGAAGAAAAGCTGGAGTGCTTAAGACGGAAAATTGAGGACGGAACCTATCAGGTGAATGCCAACAAGATCGCCGAAAGGATTCTTTTATACAAAGGAGCAGATTTCCATGAATGA
- the fliD gene encoding flagellar filament capping protein FliD, with protein MASVYNNISNTTSASSIRGFGGLASGLDRDSLIEGMTAATRAKIAKQQKSKQTMQWKQDAYRSISSKLIEFSRKYTSYTNPETNLASAAFWTRSNVTPTGINSKYIQVTGSPTSSSNISIAGVEQLAKKASVVSSDYVTSGALTTGELKVDEMTTVSTLAGESLKFKVNDKTYNVQLGNGNYSNATEAVKSIKEALKGIAVGGRTLADIVDVEAETGTPDAENAPFKLNFKSIDGAGNTVSMAGGSDGALKALGFESQEAFATLAEQGKTVMNGSGFDMPQDEWNNIKAKQDFFKELSFQDRVNGKKMTFTYNGVSKSITLEYDPNEPNALDKFAADIENKLAKEFGSGRIAVSITDGQLQFKTQKPNASGEIDYSSELSISSADAGLLGTTGALKVEKGQSNRLNLDVAVGQSGLKNIPSGWDITINGKTITGIDSNSTMNDIINKINSSDAGVTVTYMKNADCFSIVSNEEGASGSVKLSNDAAMLFGAMKEDGTALEGIGQDAIINVRYGDSADTVKLTRGSNTFTLEGMNVTVSGTFNKDGDDKSQEVILNAKADSDKIVKAVTDMIKDYNALIKLVNDEISTKPNRNYGPLTDEQKAEMKDSQIEKWETEAKKGLLFGDSELRSLSDSMRFVFGVGSSETARLEALGFSKSTDYSENGAIVFNEEKFRTALENSGEELQDLFTRSADASTGDQGGVMKRLTGTINKYASVTGASKGSLVEKAGSVYAPSSILSNTLKKSMDEVDKYISRLQSQLKVETDRYIKQFTSLETVIAQMNSQSSWLQSSFGG; from the coding sequence ATGGCATCAGTATATAATAATATTTCCAATACTACTTCCGCCTCGTCTATCCGTGGTTTTGGGGGCCTTGCCAGTGGCTTGGACAGGGACAGCCTTATAGAGGGAATGACAGCCGCAACAAGGGCTAAGATTGCCAAACAACAAAAGAGCAAACAGACTATGCAGTGGAAGCAGGATGCCTATCGGTCCATCAGCTCCAAGCTGATTGAATTTTCAAGAAAGTATACATCCTATACCAATCCGGAAACCAACCTTGCAAGCGCTGCCTTCTGGACCAGAAGCAATGTTACACCAACCGGAATCAACAGTAAGTATATCCAGGTAACCGGAAGTCCCACCAGTTCCAGTAATATCTCCATCGCAGGGGTGGAACAGCTTGCAAAAAAAGCCTCTGTGGTTTCCAGTGATTATGTTACCAGCGGAGCGCTGACGACTGGAGAGCTTAAGGTAGATGAAATGACGACAGTCAGTACTTTGGCTGGGGAGAGCTTAAAATTTAAGGTTAATGACAAAACTTACAATGTGCAGCTGGGAAACGGTAATTATTCCAATGCCACCGAAGCCGTAAAGTCCATCAAAGAAGCGCTGAAGGGTATAGCCGTAGGAGGCAGGACTCTGGCAGATATCGTTGATGTAGAGGCAGAGACAGGTACTCCAGATGCAGAAAATGCTCCGTTTAAACTAAATTTCAAGTCCATAGATGGTGCAGGAAATACGGTCAGCATGGCAGGCGGAAGCGATGGTGCATTGAAGGCTCTTGGCTTTGAAAGCCAGGAAGCGTTTGCAACATTGGCAGAACAGGGTAAGACTGTCATGAATGGGTCTGGATTTGACATGCCCCAGGATGAATGGAATAATATCAAGGCTAAACAGGACTTTTTCAAAGAACTCTCGTTTCAGGACAGAGTAAATGGGAAAAAGATGACCTTTACTTATAACGGGGTTTCAAAGTCCATAACGCTTGAATATGATCCCAATGAACCGAATGCATTAGATAAATTTGCTGCAGATATTGAGAATAAGCTTGCCAAGGAATTTGGGTCAGGAAGAATTGCAGTGAGTATTACAGATGGTCAGCTCCAGTTTAAGACACAAAAGCCTAACGCTAGCGGAGAGATTGACTACTCTTCCGAATTGTCAATTTCATCTGCTGATGCAGGATTGCTGGGAACGACTGGAGCTTTAAAAGTAGAAAAAGGACAGTCAAACCGTCTGAACCTGGATGTGGCAGTTGGACAATCCGGCTTAAAGAATATTCCGTCAGGTTGGGATATTACGATTAATGGAAAAACCATTACAGGAATTGATTCCAATAGTACTATGAATGATATCATCAATAAAATAAATTCCTCCGATGCCGGTGTAACCGTGACTTATATGAAAAATGCAGACTGTTTCTCTATCGTATCAAACGAAGAGGGAGCCTCTGGAAGTGTAAAACTCAGTAACGATGCTGCAATGCTTTTTGGTGCCATGAAAGAAGATGGTACAGCACTGGAAGGCATCGGTCAGGACGCTATCATCAACGTAAGATACGGCGACTCAGCAGATACGGTGAAGCTGACGAGAGGAAGCAACACGTTCACCCTGGAGGGGATGAATGTTACCGTGAGCGGAACCTTTAATAAGGATGGAGACGATAAATCCCAGGAGGTTATCCTTAATGCCAAAGCGGATTCTGATAAAATCGTGAAAGCGGTTACCGATATGATTAAGGATTACAACGCCCTTATTAAGCTGGTAAACGATGAGATTTCCACAAAGCCAAACCGGAATTATGGGCCTTTGACGGATGAGCAGAAGGCGGAAATGAAGGATAGCCAGATTGAAAAGTGGGAGACAGAGGCAAAGAAGGGCTTGCTTTTCGGTGATTCGGAATTAAGAAGTCTGTCTGACAGCATGCGTTTTGTCTTTGGTGTAGGTTCATCTGAGACGGCCCGTCTGGAAGCTCTTGGATTTTCCAAAAGTACCGACTATTCAGAAAATGGAGCCATTGTATTCAATGAGGAAAAGTTCCGTACAGCTCTTGAAAACTCAGGAGAAGAGCTTCAGGATTTATTCACCAGGAGTGCGGATGCTTCTACAGGGGATCAGGGCGGAGTCATGAAGCGTCTCACTGGAACCATCAACAAATACGCATCTGTCACTGGTGCTTCAAAGGGTAGCCTGGTTGAAAAGGCAGGGTCAGTCTATGCTCCTAGCAGCATTCTTTCCAATACCCTTAAGAAGTCTATGGATGAGGTTGACAAGTATATTAGTCGTCTCCAGTCTCAGCTCAAGGTAGAGACGGACAGGTATATTAAGCAGTTTACCAGCCTGGAGACAGTGATTGCTCAGATGAATTCTCAAAGCAGTTGGCTGCAGAGTTCATTTGGTGGTTAA
- a CDS encoding C39 family peptidase — MNTIQYILFRTLFLTVIPFMSSHSNDQAIPGETAIISDYSQNESPEMPTADFPQEGRYDLMLDSVCGPLTYYNQSDARWGSFLYGGKDPLSTYGCGPTVMAMVVTSLTGNQVLPPDMAVWAAANKSWAPGQGSYHRLILDSALAYGLNAAPVKDYTVQGLADALNSGHLVVALMKKGHFTQNGHFIILTRFTKEGMIKIADANQYDNSQIDWDPSIILKELNYHASSGGPLWMIGPPG, encoded by the coding sequence TTGAATACCATCCAATATATCCTGTTCCGAACTCTGTTTCTGACTGTAATCCCTTTTATGTCCTCCCATTCCAATGATCAGGCAATCCCGGGAGAAACAGCAATTATCTCGGACTATTCTCAAAATGAAAGCCCTGAAATGCCAACAGCCGATTTTCCTCAAGAGGGAAGATATGACCTCATGCTGGACAGCGTATGCGGCCCTCTTACCTACTACAACCAGTCTGACGCAAGATGGGGCAGCTTTCTATATGGTGGAAAGGATCCTCTTTCCACCTATGGCTGCGGCCCCACGGTCATGGCCATGGTTGTCACAAGCCTTACCGGTAATCAGGTGCTTCCACCTGATATGGCTGTGTGGGCGGCAGCAAATAAGTCCTGGGCCCCCGGTCAGGGTTCTTATCACCGCCTGATATTAGACAGCGCCCTGGCTTATGGCCTGAATGCCGCACCAGTGAAAGATTATACGGTTCAGGGGCTGGCAGATGCATTAAATTCCGGTCATTTGGTGGTAGCCCTTATGAAAAAGGGGCATTTCACCCAGAACGGCCATTTTATTATCCTTACCCGCTTTACAAAAGAGGGAATGATAAAAATTGCTGATGCCAATCAATACGATAATTCTCAAATAGACTGGGATCCCTCTATTATATTGAAGGAATTAAACTACCACGCTTCAAGCGGGGGACCTCTTTGGATGATAGGCCCTCCGGGTTAA
- a CDS encoding chemotaxis response regulator protein-glutamate methylesterase, whose product MANKIRVFIVDDSLLFRKVLMDNLSQNPNIEVIGYAVDAFDAERKIPVLKPDVVTLDVEMPMVNGIEFVKKLLPKHPVPVILVSSLNLNVFEALSAGAVDFVRKPDLSSSNTASTFLNTLISKIFIASRAVIKVPASAPPPIEPGKPAVGKMTFSMNACNTIIAIGASTGGTEATLQVLKDLPADTPGIVVTQHMPEGFTKMYADRLNRLCAMNVKEAQSGDAIERGQVLIAPGDLQMKVVKMGSRYTVNCYSGEKVSGHRPSVDVLFQSVADTAGASSVGIIMTGMGRDGADGLLKMKKKGAFTIGQDADSCVVYGMPMVAYNIGAVTRQVPCANIAGVLMKHLSSL is encoded by the coding sequence ATGGCCAATAAAATCCGGGTTTTCATAGTAGATGATTCCCTGCTGTTTCGCAAGGTATTAATGGATAATCTCTCTCAAAATCCCAATATAGAAGTGATCGGATATGCTGTTGATGCATTTGACGCGGAACGTAAGATTCCTGTACTTAAACCAGACGTAGTAACACTTGACGTGGAGATGCCCATGGTCAATGGTATTGAGTTTGTAAAAAAGCTTCTTCCCAAACACCCGGTTCCAGTCATTTTAGTCTCTTCTCTTAATTTAAACGTGTTTGAAGCCCTTTCTGCAGGTGCTGTGGACTTTGTAAGAAAACCTGACTTATCCAGCAGCAATACTGCCAGCACATTTTTAAATACCCTGATCAGCAAAATCTTTATTGCTTCCCGTGCTGTCATCAAGGTCCCGGCCTCTGCCCCTCCTCCCATAGAACCTGGAAAGCCTGCTGTGGGAAAAATGACCTTTTCCATGAATGCCTGCAATACCATAATTGCCATAGGCGCTTCTACGGGCGGAACAGAAGCCACTCTCCAGGTGCTTAAAGACCTTCCTGCGGACACGCCCGGTATTGTGGTAACCCAGCATATGCCGGAGGGCTTTACCAAAATGTATGCAGACCGTTTAAACAGGCTCTGCGCCATGAACGTAAAAGAAGCCCAAAGCGGGGATGCCATAGAAAGGGGCCAGGTGCTGATTGCTCCCGGTGACTTACAGATGAAGGTAGTGAAAATGGGCAGCCGCTATACGGTAAACTGCTATTCCGGTGAAAAGGTAAGCGGGCACCGCCCTTCCGTGGATGTTCTATTCCAGTCCGTAGCCGACACGGCCGGGGCCTCCTCCGTGGGAATCATTATGACCGGAATGGGACGTGATGGGGCCGACGGACTTCTTAAAATGAAAAAAAAGGGAGCCTTTACCATTGGACAGGATGCGGATAGCTGCGTTGTTTACGGAATGCCAATGGTAGCCTACAACATAGGAGCTGTGACCAGACAAGTACCCTGCGCAAATATAGCAGGCGTCCTGATGAAGCATCTAAGTTCTCTTTAA
- the flgN gene encoding flagellar export chaperone FlgN — MNDFIAVIEDMIQLFQDLVSVEQVKLEAVKKNRVTYVEDCMNKEQAAILKLRGLDKKREDCQERLGMKGDTFQQILSKVSEDDGRNQLKELFDRLSRQVRLFQEISDGARAMIELNLHMIDKAIQNSQRKMAPDKAKWEGLL; from the coding sequence ATGAATGATTTTATCGCAGTAATTGAGGATATGATCCAGCTTTTTCAGGATCTGGTTTCAGTTGAACAGGTAAAGCTGGAAGCCGTTAAAAAGAACCGGGTCACTTATGTAGAAGATTGCATGAACAAGGAACAGGCCGCCATTTTAAAGCTGAGAGGCCTTGATAAAAAGCGGGAGGATTGCCAGGAAAGACTTGGAATGAAGGGTGATACTTTTCAGCAGATCCTTTCAAAAGTCTCAGAGGACGATGGCCGTAACCAGCTGAAAGAACTGTTTGACAGACTTTCCCGCCAGGTCAGGCTGTTTCAGGAAATAAGTGATGGTGCAAGAGCCATGATTGAACTCAATCTTCATATGATAGACAAAGCCATTCAGAATTCCCAAAGGAAAATGGCTCCAGACAAAGCAAAATGGGAGGGATTATTATGA
- a CDS encoding nucleotidyltransferase family protein encodes MSKGYEERYLMTLLSSVLNQKESPAPLRYLNWEKMFRIADYHRVAHVVYYGIMGLDEEIPQSVRQRFFDKYLESVHRVERLRSAERQVQNLLERNGINCFFLNYSDFVNCYPVEEMCCREFIEIGTEKKYAQAVRSLLWDADFEERYTEIRGELYYRVPGNKVLCFNQTMFFSRSMQKFYINLVHSLTNKRGFYHIREMNASEMYLFLMCRLTDSYARGDISLSQIMDFWAFYKTQGEFFLWPYIYERLKELKIDEFAERLEYLILRWFGTGTGIENVEIYDAMESYIFSKGAEGREISEQFLPLIKTVADCYSRDRKKEEFKRLVAWLFPERDYMETIYPALEKAGVFLPVFWLIRLERYFRRMAVNRMEEKFRISKRTFFRFIWRKYQAVNAKEAEEIIEIEEKKEIEQKNQKEEKTAEIPK; translated from the coding sequence ATGAGTAAAGGATACGAAGAACGGTATTTAATGACATTGCTGTCATCAGTGCTGAACCAGAAGGAATCACCGGCGCCGCTGAGGTACTTAAATTGGGAAAAGATGTTTCGGATTGCTGATTATCACCGTGTGGCTCATGTTGTTTATTACGGAATTATGGGATTAGATGAAGAGATACCTCAGTCAGTCCGTCAGCGTTTTTTTGATAAATATTTAGAATCCGTTCATAGGGTCGAACGTTTACGTTCAGCAGAAAGGCAGGTACAGAATCTTCTGGAAAGGAACGGGATTAACTGCTTTTTTTTAAATTATTCTGATTTTGTTAACTGCTATCCTGTCGAAGAAATGTGCTGCAGGGAATTTATAGAGATCGGTACGGAAAAAAAGTATGCCCAGGCCGTCAGATCACTTCTTTGGGATGCGGATTTTGAAGAACGATATACGGAAATTCGAGGGGAACTCTACTACCGGGTTCCGGGGAATAAAGTTTTATGTTTCAATCAGACCATGTTTTTTAGCAGGTCCATGCAGAAATTTTATATCAATCTGGTTCATTCCCTGACCAATAAAAGGGGCTTTTACCATATCCGGGAGATGAATGCCAGTGAGATGTATTTATTCCTTATGTGCAGGCTGACGGATTCTTATGCCAGAGGAGATATCAGTTTGAGCCAAATTATGGATTTTTGGGCATTTTATAAAACCCAGGGAGAATTCTTTTTATGGCCTTATATTTATGAACGTTTGAAGGAGCTTAAAATAGATGAATTTGCGGAACGTCTGGAATATCTTATCCTCCGCTGGTTTGGCACTGGAACGGGAATTGAAAATGTGGAAATATACGATGCCATGGAATCTTACATCTTCAGCAAAGGAGCGGAAGGGCGTGAAATCAGTGAGCAGTTCCTGCCCTTGATCAAAACGGTTGCCGATTGTTACTCCAGGGATAGGAAAAAAGAAGAATTCAAAAGGCTGGTAGCGTGGCTGTTTCCGGAACGGGATTATATGGAAACCATATATCCGGCATTAGAGAAAGCCGGCGTATTCCTCCCCGTTTTTTGGCTTATCCGTCTTGAACGATATTTCAGAAGGATGGCTGTCAACAGAATGGAAGAAAAGTTCCGGATCTCTAAACGGACATTTTTTCGGTTTATTTGGAGAAAGTATCAGGCAGTAAATGCAAAAGAGGCGGAAGAAATAATTGAAATAGAAGAGAAAAAGGAAATAGAGCAAAAAAATCAAAAGGAAGAAAAAACAGCGGAAATACCTAAATAA
- the fliW gene encoding flagellar assembly protein FliW — protein sequence MEINTQYFGKISCSEKEFIHFSDGLFGFTDLKNYVPLAFQENSDALICLQSVEDLSVSFILMNPFQFYEKYEPELSKEDQRLLKIADSEDNVSYYVISVIHDPMENSTVNLKAPIAVNTETREARQIILDNPLYRFRHPLKDFIKKGDLYADSSKKK from the coding sequence ATGGAAATCAATACACAATATTTTGGCAAGATTTCCTGTTCAGAAAAAGAATTCATACATTTTTCTGACGGGCTGTTTGGTTTTACTGACTTGAAAAATTATGTTCCTCTGGCCTTTCAGGAGAACAGCGATGCCTTGATCTGCCTGCAGTCCGTAGAAGATTTGAGCGTTTCCTTTATTCTTATGAATCCATTCCAGTTTTATGAGAAATACGAACCGGAATTATCGAAAGAGGATCAAAGACTTTTAAAAATTGCAGACAGCGAAGATAATGTTTCTTATTATGTTATCAGCGTGATCCATGACCCCATGGAGAACAGCACGGTAAATTTAAAGGCTCCTATTGCGGTAAATACAGAAACCCGGGAAGCCAGACAGATAATTTTGGATAATCCCCTTTACCGTTTCCGTCATCCGCTTAAGGATTTTATAAAAAAGGGGGATTTGTATGCTGATTCTTCAAAGAAAAAATAA
- the fliS gene encoding flagellar export chaperone FliS encodes MNAYGYQNYKAQAVNTMTPGEMLGLLYDELLKRLTRAQLSLEKKDYMLFDQSMQRSVEIVNYLKNTLDLKYEISFELKRMYDFFLYEFSRISAGRNPKVIAEVRPLIVELRDAFKEAQRLSS; translated from the coding sequence ATGAATGCCTATGGTTATCAAAATTACAAAGCGCAGGCGGTAAATACCATGACTCCTGGAGAGATGCTTGGTCTCCTGTATGATGAGCTATTGAAACGCCTGACGAGAGCACAGCTTTCCCTGGAGAAAAAGGATTATATGCTTTTTGACCAGTCCATGCAGCGTTCTGTTGAAATTGTTAATTATTTGAAGAATACCCTGGATCTTAAATATGAAATAAGTTTTGAACTGAAACGGATGTATGACTTTTTTCTTTATGAGTTCAGCCGGATTAGCGCAGGAAGAAATCCAAAGGTAATCGCAGAAGTCAGACCCTTGATTGTAGAGTTGAGAGATGCCTTCAAAGAGGCGCAGCGGTTAAGCAGTTAA
- a CDS encoding DUF6470 family protein: METLLKITTIPIEYELKIHRAKLEYSSSKSELITNRLKGGLTIKNRPIKLHLDTYDARNSVCPTTMESVRQAAAKGKSAAMEATATYAKEGAMLLDPKITNPLDQIFSQRAQQPTGEFGLRFLPTTGPDIEWSDPDLSIQYQMDKLNFDMKVANGNFEFIPGNVELSITQMPDVNIEYIGKPLYVPPSAASYFNHTPVDILA; this comes from the coding sequence ATGGAAACACTGCTAAAGATTACTACCATACCTATTGAATACGAACTGAAAATCCATAGGGCTAAACTGGAATATTCCAGTTCTAAGTCCGAACTGATAACCAACAGGCTCAAGGGCGGCCTGACCATAAAAAATCGCCCGATCAAATTACACCTGGATACGTACGATGCACGTAATTCAGTCTGCCCTACTACGATGGAAAGCGTTCGTCAGGCCGCTGCCAAGGGCAAGTCCGCCGCCATGGAGGCTACTGCTACATATGCAAAGGAAGGTGCCATGTTGTTAGACCCAAAAATTACAAATCCCCTCGATCAGATATTCAGTCAGCGCGCCCAGCAGCCTACGGGAGAATTTGGATTACGTTTTCTTCCTACTACGGGTCCTGATATCGAATGGTCTGATCCTGATTTATCCATACAATACCAAATGGATAAATTAAATTTTGACATGAAAGTAGCAAATGGAAATTTTGAGTTTATACCGGGAAATGTTGAGTTATCTATCACTCAGATGCCTGACGTGAATATTGAATATATCGGCAAGCCTCTTTATGTTCCGCCCAGCGCGGCCAGTTACTTCAATCATACTCCGGTAGATATTCTCGCTTAA